From Etheostoma cragini isolate CJK2018 chromosome 14, CSU_Ecrag_1.0, whole genome shotgun sequence, the proteins below share one genomic window:
- the clk2a gene encoding dual specificity protein kinase CLK2 isoform X2: protein MQCIDHRRGGAHVALKIIKNVEKYKEAARLEINVLEKINEKDPDNKFLCVQMYDWFDYHGHMCISFELLALSTFDFLKENNYLPYSIGQVRHMAYQICLSVKYLHDSKLTHTDLKPENILFVNSDFTMSFNVEKKREERTVKSTAVRVVDFGSATFDHEHHSTIVSTRHYRAPEVILELGWSHPCDVWSIGCILFEYYLGFTLFQTHDNREHLAMMERILGPVPSRMIRKTRKQKYFYRGRLDWDESSSAGKYVRENCKPLRRYLLSEAEEHHQLFDLIESMLEYEPSKRLVLADSLKHPFFENGAISEAGSSKNWEGNRDISR from the exons ATGCAGTGCATAGACCATCGCAG GGGAGGAGCCCATGTTGCTCTGAAGATTATCAAAAATGTGGAGAAGTACAAGGAAGCAGCTCGCCTGGAGATAAATGTACTAGAGAAGATCAATGAAAAGGACCCTGATAACAAATT CCTCTGTGTACAGATGTATGACTGGTTCGACTACCACGGTCACATGTGTATCTCCTTTGAGCTGCTAGCTCTCAGCACCTTTGACTTTCTAAAGGAAAACAACTACCTGCCCTACTCAATTGGTCAGGTCAGACATATGGCCTACcaaatctgtctttctgtgaagt ATCTTCATGACAgtaaactgacacacacagacctgaagcctgaaaacattttatttgtcaacTCCGACTTCACAATGTCGTTCAATGTAGAGAAG AAGCGAGAAGAGCGGACGGTTAAGAGCACGGCAGTACGTGTGGTGGACTTTGGCAGTGCCACTTTTGACCACGAGCACCACAGCACCATTGTGTCCACGCGGCATTACCGTGCTCCCGAGGTCATACTAG AGCTGGGCTGGAGCCATCCCTGTGACGTTTGGAGCATTGGCTGTATCCTGTTTGAGTACTACCTGGGCTTCACCTTGTTTCAG aCTCATGACAACAGGGAGCATTTGGCAATGATGGAGAGAATCCTGGGACCAGTGCCCTCTAGGATGATTCGTAAAACGAG GAAGCAGAAGTATTTCTATCGTGGCCGTCTGGACTGGGACGAAAGCTCCTCAGCGGGGAAATACGTCAGAGAAAACTGCAAACCGTTGCGG CGGTACTTGCTTTCAGAGGCGGAGGAGCACCACCAGCTGTTTGACCTTATTGAAAGCATGTTGGAGTATGAGCCCTCAAAGAGACTTGTTCTGGCTGACTCCCTCAAACACCCGTTCTTTGAGAATGGAGCAATTAGCGAGGCAGGGAGCAGCAAAAACTGGGAGGGCAACCGCGACATCAGCCGGTGA
- the LOC117957305 gene encoding histone-lysine N-methyltransferase SETDB1-A-like isoform X1, with protein MEEDEMEMSKEELQKWIREKIKKNYLISTNVLEKYKLLQTLLDRREKQAAHLLKLCESVSACEAIVRKQYSLLGWQYRDTYSDEDDDTKGSGNAIPSSTTNGLTPLLPKQQDKRNMENCKQSNISLKRKPVVVLTRISTSQISSLCPPRPQNQNCEDDSLNNSDCNVQWEPLESSSYPSDSDYSVSSDKTWSSKRRKKDQKNPKCTSQKARQASTNTDAESNATKTSPQASTNTDAESNATKTSPQASTNTDAESNATKTSPQASTNTVAEKNATKPSKLQASTNTDATCNVTKTSTMPSNSKVTHPVCIVTTPRPTTGKDTKTPPNIPPAVLKVNMSVLARRKAMSWQQGKILEIVTKEDGRLKYKINFEEKKKTLFSGHHIAFDYMPKIDELFVGARVVVKFQDKETRFCPGVLAELPSRKNRMRFLVFIDDHTPVYVGLPLLHLVCRPLTDPLDDIPDGIHKTFMKQYLKAWPYPPQTQYRIGQAVNAELNGVMQKCEVQAIDSSLIQVVVEMDQRKEWIYRGSTCLEHISNAKGLFESKKKDEQKNKSSTVKSKSKSRV; from the exons ATGGAGGAGGATGAGATGGAGATGAGCAAAGAGGAGCTCCAAAAGTGGATCAGAGAGAAGATAAAGAAGAACTACCTGATCTCCACAAATGTGCTAGAGAAATACAAGCTGCTGCAAACTCTGCTGGATAGGAGGGAGAAACAGGCTGCCCACCTCTTAAAGCTCTGCGA GTCTGTGTCAGCATGTGAAGCGATTGTGAGGAAACAGTACTCTTTGCTAGGGTGGCAATACAGAGACACATAttctgatgaagatgatgatacAAAAGGCTCTG gaAATGCCATCCCCAGCTCTACTACTAATGGCCTTACTCCTCTGTTACCAAAGCAACAGGACAAAAGGAACATGGAAAATTGCAAACAAAGCAATATCAGTCTAAAGAGAAAACCAGTGGTGGTCTTGACCAGAATTTCTACGTCTCAGATTAGTTCTTTATGTCCTCCAAGGCCTCAGAATCAAAACTGTGAAGATGACTCCTTAAACAATTCGGACTGTAATGTGCAGTGGGAACCACTTGAGTCTTCTTCTTATCCAAGTGATTCTGATTATTCAGTCTCAAGTGATAAGACTTGGTCAAgcaagaggagaaagaaagatcAAAAGAATCCAAAATGTACCAGTCAAAAAGCACGCCAAGCCAGCACAAATACAGATGCTGAGAGCAACGCAACTAAAACATCACCTCAAGCCAGCACAAATACAGATGCTGAGAGCAACGCAACTAAAACGTCACCTCAAGCCAGCACAAATACAGATGCTGAGAGCAACGCAACTAAAACATCACCTCAAGCCAGCACAAATACCGTTGCTGagaaaaatgccacaaaacCATCAAAACTCCAAGCAAGTACCAATACAGATGCTACATGCAACGTCACGAAAACATCAACAATGCCATCAAACAGCAAAG TAACACACCCTGTGTGCATCGTCACTACTCCCCGGCCAACCACTGGCAAAGATACCAAGACCCCTCCTAACATTCCACCTGCAGTGCTCAAAGTGAACATGAGTGTCCTGGCCAGAAGGAAGGCCATGAGCTGGCAGCAGGGTAAAATCTTGGAAATAGTAACAAAGg aagaTGGTAGGTTGAAATACAAGATTAAttttgaggagaaaaaaaagaccctATTTTCTGGCCATCACATCGCCTTTGACTACATGCCAAAGATAGACGAGCTGTTTGTCGGTGCTCGTGTGGTAGTCAAGTTTCAAGATAAAGAAACACGGTTCTGCCCTGGTGTCCTGGCAGAGCTCCCCAGCAGAAAAAACCGCATGAG GTTCCTGGTCTTCATTGATGATCACACGCCAGTCTATGTTGGCTTACCTTTACTTCACCTGGTGTGCAGACCAT TGACAGACCCTTTGGACGATATTCCAGATGGCATCCACAAGACCTTCATGAAGCAGTATCTAAAGGCCTGGCCTTACCCACCACAGACTCAGTACAGGATTGGACAGGCAGTGAATGCAGAACTTAATGGAGTCATGCAGAAGTGTGAGGTGCAGGCCATCGACAGCAGCTTGATACAGGTTGTTGTTGAG ATGGATCAACGTAAGGAGTGGATCTACCGAGGCTCCACATGCTTGGAACACATAAGTAACGCAAAGGGGCTTTTTGAGTCGAAAAAGAAGGATGAGCAGAAGAATAAATCTTCCACAGTTAAAAGTAAATCAAAATCTCGTGTTTAG
- the clk2a gene encoding dual specificity protein kinase CLK2 isoform X1, producing the protein MPHTRRYTSSDRDSRSSYQDRYRERGRRHRHRRSPSYSSSSDRDRDRRGRGQRQEGSFVRSRSRSYDNRSTENRPFDRRYEGYRRLDQSRDKDRDREREPHGAAESYYPRDFSPIMYDYRRGRERGREREESYRRKGSRRKHKRRRRRTRSYSPSSSRSDSRTRALSVRDDEEGHLICRSGDVLQERYEIVSTLGEGTFGRVMQCIDHRRGGAHVALKIIKNVEKYKEAARLEINVLEKINEKDPDNKFLCVQMYDWFDYHGHMCISFELLALSTFDFLKENNYLPYSIGQVRHMAYQICLSVKYLHDSKLTHTDLKPENILFVNSDFTMSFNVEKKREERTVKSTAVRVVDFGSATFDHEHHSTIVSTRHYRAPEVILELGWSHPCDVWSIGCILFEYYLGFTLFQTHDNREHLAMMERILGPVPSRMIRKTRKQKYFYRGRLDWDESSSAGKYVRENCKPLRRYLLSEAEEHHQLFDLIESMLEYEPSKRLVLADSLKHPFFENGAISEAGSSKNWEGNRDISR; encoded by the exons ATGCCTCACACTAGACGGTACACGTCTTCAGACAGAGACAGTAGAAGCAGCTACCAAGATCGTTACAGAGAAAGAGGGCGAAGACACCGGCACAGAAGATCACCTTCTTACTCCTCCAGCAGTGACAGAGACCGAGACAGAAGGGGACGGGGACAAAGACAAGAAGGAAGCTTTGTGCGCTCAAGGAG TCGTAGCTATGACAATCGCTCTACGGAGAACCGGCCATTTGACCGAAGATACGAGGGATACAGGCGCTTGGATCAGAGCCGAGATAAAGACCGCGACAGAGAAAGGGAGCCACATGGAGCAGCTGAAAGTTACTATCCACGCGACTTCTCCCCAATCATGTATGACTACCGACGTGGACGCGAGAGGGGTCGTGAACGGGAAGAGTCGTACCGGCGGAAAGGCAGCAGGCGTAAGCACAAACGAAGGCGGCGTAGAACCAGGTCCTATAGCCCATCCTCCTCG CGGAGTGACAGCCGGACGAGGGCACTGAGTGTGAGGGACGACGAGGAAGGGCACCTGATCTGTCGGAGTGGGGACGTCCTACAAGAGAGAT atGAGATTGTCAGCACTTTGGGGGAAGGCACTTTTGGGAGGGTGATGCAGTGCATAGACCATCGCAG GGGAGGAGCCCATGTTGCTCTGAAGATTATCAAAAATGTGGAGAAGTACAAGGAAGCAGCTCGCCTGGAGATAAATGTACTAGAGAAGATCAATGAAAAGGACCCTGATAACAAATT CCTCTGTGTACAGATGTATGACTGGTTCGACTACCACGGTCACATGTGTATCTCCTTTGAGCTGCTAGCTCTCAGCACCTTTGACTTTCTAAAGGAAAACAACTACCTGCCCTACTCAATTGGTCAGGTCAGACATATGGCCTACcaaatctgtctttctgtgaagt ATCTTCATGACAgtaaactgacacacacagacctgaagcctgaaaacattttatttgtcaacTCCGACTTCACAATGTCGTTCAATGTAGAGAAG AAGCGAGAAGAGCGGACGGTTAAGAGCACGGCAGTACGTGTGGTGGACTTTGGCAGTGCCACTTTTGACCACGAGCACCACAGCACCATTGTGTCCACGCGGCATTACCGTGCTCCCGAGGTCATACTAG AGCTGGGCTGGAGCCATCCCTGTGACGTTTGGAGCATTGGCTGTATCCTGTTTGAGTACTACCTGGGCTTCACCTTGTTTCAG aCTCATGACAACAGGGAGCATTTGGCAATGATGGAGAGAATCCTGGGACCAGTGCCCTCTAGGATGATTCGTAAAACGAG GAAGCAGAAGTATTTCTATCGTGGCCGTCTGGACTGGGACGAAAGCTCCTCAGCGGGGAAATACGTCAGAGAAAACTGCAAACCGTTGCGG CGGTACTTGCTTTCAGAGGCGGAGGAGCACCACCAGCTGTTTGACCTTATTGAAAGCATGTTGGAGTATGAGCCCTCAAAGAGACTTGTTCTGGCTGACTCCCTCAAACACCCGTTCTTTGAGAATGGAGCAATTAGCGAGGCAGGGAGCAGCAAAAACTGGGAGGGCAACCGCGACATCAGCCGGTGA
- the LOC117957305 gene encoding histone-lysine N-methyltransferase SETDB1-A-like isoform X2 — MEEDEMEMSKEELQKWIREKIKKNYLISTNVLEKYKLLQTLLDRREKQAAHLLKLCESVSACEAIVRKQYSLLGWQYRDTYSDEDDDTKGSGNAIPSSTTNGLTPLLPKQQDKRNMENCKQSNISLKRKPVVVLTRISTSQISSLCPPRPQNQNCEDDSLNNSDCNVQWEPLESSSYPSDSDYSVSSDKTWSSKRRKKDQKNPKCTSQKARQASTNTDAESNATKTSPQASTNTDAESNATKTSPQASTNTDAESNATKTSPQASTNTVAEKNATKPSKLQASTNTDATCNVTKTSTMPSNSKVTHPVCIVTTPRPTTGKDTKTPPNIPPAVLKVNMSVLARRKAMSWQQGKILEIVTKEDGRLKYKINFEEKKKTLFSGHHIAFDYMPKIDELFVGARVVVKFQDKETRFCPGVLAELPSRKNRMRFLVFIDDHTPVYVGLPLLHLVCRPSTYMHSAMKISMEQHNDTF; from the exons ATGGAGGAGGATGAGATGGAGATGAGCAAAGAGGAGCTCCAAAAGTGGATCAGAGAGAAGATAAAGAAGAACTACCTGATCTCCACAAATGTGCTAGAGAAATACAAGCTGCTGCAAACTCTGCTGGATAGGAGGGAGAAACAGGCTGCCCACCTCTTAAAGCTCTGCGA GTCTGTGTCAGCATGTGAAGCGATTGTGAGGAAACAGTACTCTTTGCTAGGGTGGCAATACAGAGACACATAttctgatgaagatgatgatacAAAAGGCTCTG gaAATGCCATCCCCAGCTCTACTACTAATGGCCTTACTCCTCTGTTACCAAAGCAACAGGACAAAAGGAACATGGAAAATTGCAAACAAAGCAATATCAGTCTAAAGAGAAAACCAGTGGTGGTCTTGACCAGAATTTCTACGTCTCAGATTAGTTCTTTATGTCCTCCAAGGCCTCAGAATCAAAACTGTGAAGATGACTCCTTAAACAATTCGGACTGTAATGTGCAGTGGGAACCACTTGAGTCTTCTTCTTATCCAAGTGATTCTGATTATTCAGTCTCAAGTGATAAGACTTGGTCAAgcaagaggagaaagaaagatcAAAAGAATCCAAAATGTACCAGTCAAAAAGCACGCCAAGCCAGCACAAATACAGATGCTGAGAGCAACGCAACTAAAACATCACCTCAAGCCAGCACAAATACAGATGCTGAGAGCAACGCAACTAAAACGTCACCTCAAGCCAGCACAAATACAGATGCTGAGAGCAACGCAACTAAAACATCACCTCAAGCCAGCACAAATACCGTTGCTGagaaaaatgccacaaaacCATCAAAACTCCAAGCAAGTACCAATACAGATGCTACATGCAACGTCACGAAAACATCAACAATGCCATCAAACAGCAAAG TAACACACCCTGTGTGCATCGTCACTACTCCCCGGCCAACCACTGGCAAAGATACCAAGACCCCTCCTAACATTCCACCTGCAGTGCTCAAAGTGAACATGAGTGTCCTGGCCAGAAGGAAGGCCATGAGCTGGCAGCAGGGTAAAATCTTGGAAATAGTAACAAAGg aagaTGGTAGGTTGAAATACAAGATTAAttttgaggagaaaaaaaagaccctATTTTCTGGCCATCACATCGCCTTTGACTACATGCCAAAGATAGACGAGCTGTTTGTCGGTGCTCGTGTGGTAGTCAAGTTTCAAGATAAAGAAACACGGTTCTGCCCTGGTGTCCTGGCAGAGCTCCCCAGCAGAAAAAACCGCATGAG GTTCCTGGTCTTCATTGATGATCACACGCCAGTCTATGTTGGCTTACCTTTACTTCACCTGGTGTGCAGACCAT caacttacatgCATTCAGCCATGAAGATAAGTATGGAACAGcataatgatacattttaa